Part of the Brassica napus cultivar Da-Ae unplaced genomic scaffold, Da-Ae ScsIHWf_684;HRSCAF=996, whole genome shotgun sequence genome, GCAGAAAAAGAAAAGTAGAAGGACCCCCCCCACGGGGGGGCGAGCGGGAAAGGAAGAGAAAGACGAGAGCCCGGCCGACGAATGAAGAAGGGCGGGGGCAAAAAACGAGAAAAAGGGCGAGGAGGAAGGCAACGACCACTCGAAGCAGACAAGAAGGAGAGGGGCCCCGGTGAGGGCGGAGGGGGAACGAGAAACGCAGGCCAAAGGCGACAGGAGAAGAGCCTGAAGGAACCAGAAAAGAAAGACCGAGGGAAGGAACCAGCCAAGAAGAACCACGACAGGACCGAGGAAAAAAGGAAGCAGGAAAGGGCACAAGGGACCCGGCCAGAACAGGGCGCGAGGGGGAAGCGAgaacagaaaaagaaagagagaagggagaggaGAAAGCCAGCCGAGGGAAGAAAAAAGGGGGATAAGAAAGGAGacgggggggggggaggggagGAGGCACGCGGGGGCGGAGGGGGACGGAGGAAggagaaagaaggaaaagaAACCAAGGAAACAAAAAGAGATACCCCAAAAAGGGGAAGGGAAGGCAAAGGGGGGCGGGCGGAGGGGGAGCAGACGGAGAAGAAGGGGAGGCGGGGGAGCGGGGGAGACGGCAGGGCGGAGAGGGACCCAAAAAAAGGAGGTACAGAGGCAGGAAAAAAAAGCGCAAGGAAAAGGAGAGGCAACGAGAGGCAGGGGGGGCAGACGAAAGAGAGACGAGGAGAGGGAGGGGGGGGCAAAAAGCAAACGGCCGGGAGAAGGGAAGGCCGGGCGGCGAGCGGAAAGAAGCGGGGACGAG contains:
- the LOC125605038 gene encoding ribosome-binding protein 1-like — protein: MKKGGGKKREKGRGGRQRPLEADKKERGPGEGGGGTRNAGQRRQEKSLKEPEKKDRGKEPAKKNHDRTEEKRKQERAQGTRPEQGARGKREQKKKERRERRKPAEGRKKGDKKGDGGGGGEEARGGGGGRRKEKEGKETKETKRDTPKRGREGKGGRAEGEQTEKKGRRGSGGDGRAERDPKKGGTEAGKKSARKRRGNERQGGQTKERRGEGGGGKKQTAGRREGRAASGKKRGRGAHNGEKKRRRTNRKPRRGKGELGKRQKRKREQKNGPGRPTRTPESGEASGKEEAKGKAGENAGGSGERKGEGERRKTKRRETGGGPGTQGEG